One window from the genome of Spirosoma rhododendri encodes:
- a CDS encoding OmpA family protein yields MNRFLLICLLLGARMAAGQVQPLIAQADRYFDRLSFTKAAELYEEALGKVSSMTDAQRRSALVQLAYSYRQLNDMKNAERVYNNLLVNGQLPADLSQHYLYYAQALASNGKYDAAQTAYNHYEDSQHAHTGGPTFAELYDDAAARNEGTYTLEFLKLNSRNPEFSPVRYGDGLVYVTTGKSAGLRGLFGSKRFLDLYYQPTIELGRSAKLGGSRTASTLFKRSLGRDSYTSLTANDSRTVGFYGGNNVAAGLGYSDVLVSESERFGKSLNTRYHEGPATFTKDGSCIIFTRNNFNGGQARRSADGVNKLKLYTARQTNGTWSQAVELPFNSDEFSTGHPCLSADDQRLYFASDRPGGFGGSDIYVSLWKNGAWSEPVNLGSEVNSKGNELFPFVDERGTLYLSSDGHEGLGKLDLFSAQLSPDGMKVRKLWNLGEPINSAADDFGITTDGERNSGYFSSNRKNGGSDDDIYRFTRQGTAHPCRELTVIVYDAQSRMPLPEVNVRVTGSDTLTGKQLKTDEKGMLRFCLDNTSDVQFITNHAGYLENHIGFSGRNLSDNQPLRLDISLMKPIAMSTTELAINGHVLTQNDRKPIGGATVVLINQCDKSRQEVVSAADGTYGFVAIPGCAYRLEARKEGMGTAGSLITKEGTGNTDLLMFRKGDIVRIDNIYYDLNKATIRPDAAIELNKLVDLMNRYPAMRIELRSHTDSRAKADYNLSLSDKRAKGVVRYLRTKGIAAKRMVAKGYGETDLVNKCADGVDCPEEEHQQNRRTEIKILELN; encoded by the coding sequence ATGAATCGTTTTTTGTTGATATGCCTGCTGCTCGGTGCCCGAATGGCCGCTGGGCAGGTACAGCCGCTGATCGCGCAGGCCGACAGATACTTCGACCGGTTATCGTTTACCAAAGCGGCCGAACTCTACGAAGAAGCCCTCGGCAAGGTAAGTAGCATGACCGACGCGCAACGGCGGTCGGCCCTAGTGCAGCTGGCCTACAGCTACCGGCAGTTGAACGATATGAAAAACGCCGAACGGGTTTATAATAACCTGTTGGTAAACGGCCAACTGCCCGCCGACCTGTCGCAGCACTACCTGTATTACGCGCAGGCGCTGGCCAGCAACGGTAAATACGATGCCGCGCAGACGGCCTACAACCACTACGAAGACAGTCAGCACGCGCACACGGGTGGCCCGACCTTTGCCGAGCTCTACGACGATGCGGCTGCCCGTAACGAGGGAACCTACACGCTCGAATTTCTTAAACTCAACAGCCGTAACCCCGAATTCAGCCCTGTTCGCTACGGCGATGGATTAGTCTACGTAACGACCGGCAAATCGGCGGGGTTACGCGGGCTGTTTGGTAGCAAACGCTTTCTGGATCTGTACTACCAGCCCACGATCGAACTCGGCCGGTCGGCTAAACTTGGCGGCTCGCGGACTGCCAGCACCCTGTTCAAACGCTCACTGGGCCGGGATTCGTACACGTCGCTGACCGCCAACGACTCCCGCACGGTTGGTTTCTACGGCGGCAACAACGTAGCGGCTGGTTTGGGCTACAGCGACGTACTGGTCAGTGAGTCGGAGCGGTTCGGTAAGTCGCTCAATACGCGTTACCACGAAGGCCCGGCTACGTTTACCAAAGATGGTAGCTGCATTATTTTCACCCGCAACAATTTTAATGGCGGGCAGGCCCGGCGCAGCGCCGACGGCGTCAATAAACTCAAACTCTATACGGCCAGGCAAACCAACGGAACCTGGAGTCAGGCTGTCGAACTACCATTCAACAGCGACGAATTTTCGACGGGCCATCCCTGCCTGTCGGCCGACGATCAGCGGCTGTATTTTGCGTCTGACCGGCCGGGTGGTTTCGGGGGTAGCGATATCTACGTGTCGCTCTGGAAAAACGGAGCCTGGTCGGAGCCGGTCAATCTGGGTAGTGAGGTTAATTCCAAAGGCAACGAACTGTTTCCGTTTGTCGATGAGCGCGGTACGCTGTACCTGTCGTCGGATGGGCACGAGGGGTTGGGTAAGCTCGATCTGTTTTCGGCGCAGCTCTCACCCGACGGCATGAAGGTGCGTAAGCTCTGGAATCTGGGCGAGCCGATCAACTCGGCGGCCGATGATTTTGGGATCACGACCGACGGCGAACGCAACAGCGGCTACTTCAGCAGCAACCGCAAAAACGGCGGTTCCGACGACGATATCTACCGGTTCACCCGGCAGGGAACGGCTCACCCCTGCCGTGAGCTGACCGTAATCGTGTATGATGCGCAGTCGCGGATGCCGCTGCCGGAGGTAAACGTCCGCGTGACGGGTAGCGACACCCTGACGGGAAAGCAGTTGAAAACCGACGAGAAAGGTATGTTACGCTTCTGCCTCGACAATACCAGCGATGTGCAGTTTATCACAAACCACGCGGGCTACCTGGAAAATCACATCGGCTTCTCGGGTCGTAACCTGTCTGACAACCAACCCCTGCGGCTCGATATTTCGCTGATGAAGCCAATTGCCATGTCGACCACCGAACTCGCCATCAATGGGCACGTACTGACGCAAAACGACCGCAAACCCATTGGCGGGGCTACGGTCGTCCTCATCAATCAGTGCGACAAATCGCGGCAGGAAGTGGTGTCGGCAGCGGACGGTACATACGGTTTTGTGGCCATACCGGGCTGCGCGTACCGGCTGGAAGCGCGCAAGGAAGGCATGGGTACGGCGGGGAGCCTGATTACGAAGGAGGGTACCGGCAACACCGATCTCCTGATGTTCCGCAAAGGCGATATCGTCCGGATCGACAACATTTACTACGACCTCAACAAAGCCACGATCCGGCCCGACGCAGCCATCGAACTCAACAAACTGGTCGACCTGATGAACCGGTACCCGGCCATGCGTATCGAGCTGCGCTCGCACACCGACAGCCGGGCCAAGGCCGATTATAACCTGAGTCTGTCGGACAAGCGGGCCAAAGGGGTCGTCCGTTACCTCCGCACGAAAGGGATTGCCGCCAAACGCATGGTAGCCAAAGGATACGGCGAAACCGACCTGGTGAATAAGTGCGCCGACGGGGTCGACTGCCCCGAGGAAGAGCATCAGCAAAACCGCCGGACGGAAATCAAGATTCTCGAACTGAACTAA
- a CDS encoding PorP/SprF family type IX secretion system membrane protein, with amino-acid sequence MSTKKWLAALVLMLGIGERTAQAQQDKMFSQYMFNMLALNPAYAGSRDVLSMSALYRNQWTGVEGAPQTATFTMDMPINRERVGIGLQLYGDRYGVMEEAGGFVSYAFRIKVGQKSTLALGLQGGASSYRASLTQVKLTPDGTGASDPAFASDISKVLPNFGTGLYLSNDRGYIGLSVPRLIKNKLSEYSSPALGLQARQRRHAYLTAGFVIGVSPQIKIKPSTLVKYAEGAPLGFDGNVNIWFADRIAIGASVRRNQFTDWTQYGTDAIVGMLEVQVTDQLRFGYAYDRTTNRLGDVAPNSHEIMLRYEFGFGKNRILTPRYF; translated from the coding sequence ATGTCTACGAAAAAATGGCTGGCTGCGCTGGTGCTGATGCTGGGCATCGGGGAGCGCACGGCGCAGGCCCAGCAGGACAAAATGTTCTCGCAGTATATGTTCAATATGCTGGCCCTGAACCCGGCCTACGCCGGTAGTCGCGACGTACTGAGCATGTCGGCTCTGTACCGCAACCAGTGGACGGGGGTGGAAGGGGCTCCGCAGACGGCGACGTTTACGATGGATATGCCCATCAACCGCGAACGCGTCGGTATCGGGCTCCAGCTGTACGGCGACCGCTACGGCGTGATGGAAGAAGCCGGGGGCTTTGTGTCGTATGCCTTCCGCATCAAGGTCGGGCAGAAGTCGACGCTGGCGCTGGGCTTGCAGGGGGGCGCGTCGAGTTACCGCGCCAGTCTGACGCAGGTGAAACTGACGCCCGACGGTACGGGTGCCAGCGACCCGGCCTTTGCCAGCGACATCTCGAAGGTGCTTCCCAACTTCGGCACGGGTCTGTACCTGAGCAACGACCGGGGCTATATCGGCCTGTCGGTACCACGGCTGATTAAAAACAAGCTGAGTGAGTACTCATCGCCCGCGCTGGGCTTGCAGGCCCGGCAGCGTCGGCACGCGTATCTGACCGCCGGTTTCGTCATCGGCGTTAGCCCGCAGATCAAGATCAAGCCGTCGACGCTGGTCAAGTACGCTGAGGGCGCTCCACTCGGTTTCGATGGTAACGTCAACATCTGGTTTGCCGACCGTATCGCCATTGGCGCGTCGGTGCGCCGGAATCAGTTTACCGACTGGACACAGTACGGCACCGACGCCATTGTGGGTATGCTCGAAGTACAGGTGACCGATCAGCTACGCTTCGGCTACGCTTACGACCGCACAACAAACCGGTTGGGCGATGTGGCTCCAAACTCCCACGAAATTATGCTGCGCTATGAATTCGGCTTTGGTAAAAATCGGATACTGACCCCCCGCTATTTCTAA